In Bosea vestrisii, a single genomic region encodes these proteins:
- a CDS encoding M20/M25/M40 family metallo-hydrolase — MDVFPVTNERLWDAEIVDAKIMGRGASDMKTGTLASILTYCYLHPYSEHLNGALTLTVVSDEQSGGRYGTKYLFDEFADEISGDCCLNGEPSGLANLRFTEKGTLRFSLSTRSAGGHGGYPHRAPNPIEIICKLVALIYERYHLKLATLPPEIEAVLTSPETIAAADANLGKGAGDIARRITVNVGIIEGGQKATQIPTLCTTHLDIRVPIGSDRDAIRRDLETLAAKHGCEMIMNEDHSYPASMTDPFGEMATILRCNIKSLLGHDAPPVSSLGGTDTRYWRWRKIPAIICGPSPISMGRDDEHVTIDEAIAVLKLQVMCALDYLGNPSAAPAGNTVSEMRPTERVV, encoded by the coding sequence ATGGACGTCTTCCCCGTCACCAACGAGCGCCTGTGGGACGCCGAGATCGTCGACGCCAAGATCATGGGGCGCGGCGCGTCCGACATGAAGACCGGCACGCTCGCGTCGATCCTGACCTATTGCTACCTCCATCCGTACAGCGAGCATCTCAACGGGGCTTTGACCCTGACGGTCGTCTCCGACGAGCAATCCGGCGGGCGCTACGGCACGAAGTATCTATTCGACGAGTTCGCCGACGAGATCTCCGGCGATTGCTGCCTCAACGGCGAGCCCAGCGGGTTGGCCAATCTGCGCTTCACGGAGAAGGGAACCCTGCGCTTTTCCCTGTCCACCAGGAGCGCGGGAGGGCATGGCGGCTATCCTCATCGCGCACCCAATCCGATCGAGATCATCTGCAAGCTCGTCGCCCTGATCTACGAACGCTATCATCTCAAGCTGGCGACCTTGCCTCCCGAGATCGAGGCGGTCCTGACGTCGCCCGAGACGATCGCAGCCGCGGACGCCAATCTCGGCAAGGGCGCAGGCGATATCGCGCGCCGCATCACCGTCAATGTCGGCATCATCGAAGGCGGGCAGAAGGCGACGCAGATCCCCACCCTCTGCACCACGCATCTCGACATTCGCGTGCCGATCGGCTCCGACCGCGACGCCATCCGCCGCGATCTCGAAACGCTCGCTGCCAAGCATGGCTGCGAGATGATCATGAACGAGGATCACAGCTATCCGGCGAGCATGACCGATCCCTTCGGCGAGATGGCGACCATCCTCCGATGCAACATCAAGTCCCTGCTCGGGCATGACGCCCCGCCGGTTTCGAGTCTGGGCGGCACCGACACGCGCTATTGGCGCTGGCGCAAGATCCCCGCGATCATCTGCGGGCCTTCGCCGATCAGCATGGGACGGGACGACGAGCACGTCACCATCGACGAGGCCATCGCCGTACTGAAGCTGCAGGTCATGTGCGCACTGGATTATCTCGGCAATCCCAGCGCCGCGCCCGCCGGGAACACTGTCTCAGAGATGCGCCCAACGGAACGGGTCGTTTGA